One segment of Mycolicibacterium baixiangningiae DNA contains the following:
- a CDS encoding DUF3052 domain-containing protein, with protein sequence MVAAADAPNYAQRMGIENDQVVQELGWDEDVDDDIRADIEDACGGELLDEGADEVVDVVLLWWRDDDGDLVDALMDAITPLADDGVIWVVTPKTGKPGHVQPADIAESAPTAGLMQTSSANLGDWIASRLVQPKSKAAGRH encoded by the coding sequence GTGGTGGCGGCGGCGGACGCCCCGAACTACGCCCAGCGAATGGGCATCGAAAACGATCAGGTTGTGCAGGAACTGGGCTGGGACGAGGACGTCGACGACGACATCCGGGCCGATATCGAGGACGCGTGCGGCGGCGAGCTGCTCGACGAGGGGGCCGATGAGGTCGTCGACGTCGTGCTGCTGTGGTGGCGCGACGACGACGGTGACCTGGTGGACGCGCTGATGGACGCCATCACCCCACTCGCCGACGACGGTGTGATCTGGGTGGTCACCCCGAAGACCGGCAAGCCGGGGCACGTCCAACCGGCGGACATCGCCGAGTCGGCGCCGACGGCGGGGCTCATGCAGACCTCGTCGGCCAATCTCGGTGACTGGATCGCCAGCCGGCTGGTGCAGCCCAAGTCCAAGGCGGCGGGGCGGCACTAG
- a CDS encoding PucR family transcriptional regulator — protein sequence MTDKRYVPPASTVEVLQTVPDSVLRRLKQYSGRLATEAVGSMQNRLPFFAGLEASQRASVHLVVQTAVVNFVEWMRNPQSNVGYTAKAFEVVPQDLTRRIALRQTVEMVRTTMEFFEEAVPLLARSDEQVTALTAGILRYSRDLAFAAASAYADAAEARGAWDTRMEANVVDAVVRGDVGPELQSQAATLNWDATAPATVLVGLPHPDRIDLASDDVRDVVTRHARAALSDVHGTWLVAIVSGPLSPTDRFLKELLGVFADGPVVVGPTAPTLSSAHLSATEAIAGMNAVAGWSGAPRPVSARELLPERALLGDATAVAALETEVMRPLGDAGPALTETLDAYLDAGGAIEACARQLFVHPNTVRYRLKRIADFTGRDPTLPRDAYVLRVASTIGRLHRHAAQSSRASKPSVQVPAVRPASPNLYRTV from the coding sequence ATGACCGACAAGCGGTATGTGCCGCCGGCCTCAACGGTCGAGGTCCTGCAGACCGTGCCGGACTCCGTCTTGCGCCGGTTGAAGCAGTACTCGGGCCGGTTGGCCACCGAGGCCGTGGGTTCGATGCAGAACCGGCTGCCGTTCTTCGCCGGCCTGGAAGCCAGCCAGCGTGCCAGCGTGCACCTGGTGGTGCAGACGGCGGTGGTCAACTTCGTCGAGTGGATGCGCAACCCGCAGAGCAACGTCGGCTACACCGCGAAGGCCTTCGAGGTCGTCCCGCAGGACCTCACCCGCCGCATCGCGCTGCGCCAGACGGTGGAGATGGTGCGCACCACGATGGAGTTCTTCGAAGAGGCGGTGCCGCTGCTGGCGCGCTCTGACGAACAGGTCACGGCGCTGACCGCGGGCATCCTGCGGTACAGCCGCGATCTCGCGTTCGCCGCGGCCTCCGCGTACGCCGATGCGGCAGAGGCGCGCGGCGCGTGGGACACCCGGATGGAGGCCAACGTCGTCGACGCGGTGGTGCGCGGCGACGTCGGGCCGGAACTGCAGTCCCAGGCGGCCACGCTCAACTGGGACGCCACCGCGCCCGCCACCGTCCTCGTCGGCCTGCCCCACCCCGACCGCATCGACCTGGCCTCCGACGACGTCCGCGACGTCGTGACCCGCCACGCCCGGGCGGCGCTGTCCGACGTGCACGGCACCTGGCTGGTCGCGATCGTCAGCGGCCCGCTGTCCCCCACCGACCGCTTCCTCAAGGAGCTACTGGGCGTGTTCGCCGACGGTCCGGTGGTCGTCGGGCCGACGGCGCCGACGTTGTCATCGGCCCATCTGTCCGCCACCGAGGCCATCGCAGGCATGAACGCGGTGGCCGGCTGGAGCGGCGCGCCGCGCCCGGTCTCGGCCCGCGAACTGCTGCCCGAACGGGCACTCCTCGGGGATGCGACCGCCGTCGCCGCGCTGGAGACGGAGGTGATGCGCCCCCTGGGTGACGCGGGTCCGGCGCTCACCGAGACCCTCGACGCTTATCTGGATGCCGGCGGCGCGATCGAGGCGTGTGCACGGCAATTGTTCGTTCATCCAAATACGGTCCGGTACCGGCTGAAACGCATCGCCGACTTCACGGGCCGGGACCCCACGCTGCCCCGGGATGCGTACGTGCTGCGGGTGGCCTCGACAATCGGCCGACTTCACCGCCATGCGGCCCAGTCCAGCCGCGCAAGCAAGCCATCGGTGCAGGTCCCGGCGGTACGACCGGCCAGCCCCAACCTCTATCGCACGGTGTGA
- a CDS encoding ACP S-malonyltransferase has product MPQSHTQIALLAPGQGSQTPGMLEPWLQLPGAAERLATWSEISGLDLARLGTTADAEEITDTAVTQPLVVAATLLAHDESTRRGLFGAGSSAADAVVAGHSVGEIAAYAIAGVISADDAIKLAATRGAEMAKACALEPTGMAAVLGGDEAEVLARLEALDLVPANRNAAGQIVAAGAVSALDKLAEDPPAKARVRKLATAGAFHTAYMASALEGYEAAARAVATAEPTVTLLSNADGQPVASALDAIDKLVAQLTRPVRWDLCTATMRQHFENAENGAIVEFPPAGTLVGIAKRELRGVPTHAVKSPADLDGLASL; this is encoded by the coding sequence ATGCCCCAATCGCATACCCAGATCGCGCTGCTCGCGCCCGGCCAGGGTTCACAGACGCCCGGGATGCTCGAGCCGTGGCTGCAGTTGCCCGGCGCCGCGGAGCGCCTGGCGACGTGGTCGGAGATCAGCGGCCTGGACCTCGCCCGGCTGGGCACCACCGCCGACGCCGAGGAGATCACCGACACCGCGGTGACACAGCCCCTCGTCGTCGCCGCGACACTTCTGGCGCACGATGAATCCACCCGGCGCGGCCTGTTCGGTGCCGGCTCTTCAGCCGCCGACGCCGTCGTGGCCGGCCACTCCGTGGGTGAGATCGCCGCCTACGCCATCGCCGGGGTCATCTCCGCCGACGATGCGATCAAGCTGGCCGCGACCCGCGGCGCCGAGATGGCCAAGGCCTGCGCGCTCGAGCCCACCGGCATGGCGGCGGTCCTCGGTGGCGACGAAGCCGAGGTGCTCGCCCGCCTGGAGGCGCTCGACCTGGTGCCCGCCAACCGCAACGCCGCCGGTCAGATCGTGGCCGCCGGCGCGGTGTCCGCCCTGGACAAGCTCGCCGAGGATCCCCCGGCCAAGGCGCGGGTGCGCAAGCTGGCCACCGCCGGCGCCTTCCATACCGCCTACATGGCGTCCGCGCTCGAGGGCTACGAGGCCGCCGCCCGCGCGGTGGCCACCGCGGAGCCGACCGTGACGCTGTTGTCGAACGCCGACGGACAACCGGTAGCCTCGGCATTGGACGCGATCGACAAACTGGTCGCTCAGCTGACCCGGCCGGTGCGCTGGGATCTCTGCACCGCAACGATGCGGCAGCACTTCGAGAACGCCGAGAACGGCGCGATCGTCGAATTCCCGCCCGCGGGCACACTCGTGGGCATCGCCAAACGCGAACTTCGGGGGGTTCCGACGCACGCCGTCAAGTCCCCCGCTGACCTGGATGGGCTCGCCTCGCTGTAG
- the acpM gene encoding meromycolate extension acyl carrier protein AcpM has translation MPATQQEIISGLAEIIEEVTGIEPSEVTPEKSFVDDLDIDSLSMVEIAVQTEDKYGVKIPDEDLAGLRTVGDVVAYIQKLEEENPEAAAALRDKFSQ, from the coding sequence GTGCCCGCCACTCAGCAAGAAATCATCTCCGGCCTCGCCGAGATCATCGAAGAGGTCACCGGCATCGAGCCGTCGGAGGTCACCCCGGAGAAGTCGTTCGTCGACGACCTGGACATCGACTCGCTGTCGATGGTGGAGATCGCGGTGCAGACCGAGGACAAGTACGGCGTGAAGATCCCCGACGAGGACCTCGCCGGTCTGCGCACCGTGGGTGACGTGGTCGCCTACATCCAGAAGCTCGAGGAAGAGAACCCCGAGGCTGCTGCCGCGCTGCGCGATAAGTTCTCGCAGTGA
- the aceE gene encoding pyruvate dehydrogenase (acetyl-transferring), homodimeric type has product MTTEFVRQDLAQNSSAAAEHDRVRVIREGVASYLPDIDPEETGEWLESFDQLLERSGPARARYLLLRLLERSSEQRVAIPALTSTDYVNTIPTELEPWFPGDEDVERRYRAWIRWNAAIMVHRAQRPGVGVGGHISTYASSAALYEVGFNHFFRGKSHSGGGDQVFIQGHASPGIYARAYLEGRLTADQLDGFRQEHSHPGGGIPSYPHPRLMPEFWEFPTVSMGLGPMNAIYQARFNHYLGDRGIKDTSDQHVWAFLGDGEMDEPESRGLIQVAANEALDNLTFVVNCNLQRLDGPVRGNGKIIQELESFFRGAGWNVIKVVWGREWDALLHADRDGALVNLMNTTPDGDYQTYKANDGGYVRDHFFGRDPRTKALVEPMSDAEIWNLKRGGHDYRKVYAAYRAATEHKGQPTVILAKTIKGYTLGKHFEGRNATHQMKKLALQDLKDFRDAQRIPLSDSQIEENPYLPPYYHPGPEAPEIRYLLDRRRALGGFVPERRTKSKALTLPAGDAYKALKKGSGKQEIATTMATVRTFKEILRDKQIGHRIVPIIPDEARTFGMDSWFPSLKIYNRNGQLYTSVDAELMLAYRESEVGQILHEGINEAGSVGTFIAAGTSYATHNEPMIPVYIFYSMFGFQRTGDSFWAAADQMARGFALGATAGRTTLVGEGLQHADGHSLLLASTNPAVVAYDPAFAYEIAYIIESGLQRMYGENPENVYFYMTIYNEPYVQPAEPENLDVEGLLRGIYRYRTAPEDKSNAAQILVSGVGMPSALKAAAMLAEEWDVAADVWSVTSWGELNRDGVAIEKELLRHPDRPAGTPYITTALADASGPVVAVSDWMRAVPEQIRPWVPGTYITLGTDGFGFSDTRPAARRYYNTDAESVVVAVLAGLARDGNIDMSVAAEAARRYEIDDVLAAPEQTSDPGVA; this is encoded by the coding sequence TTGACCACCGAGTTCGTGCGCCAAGACCTGGCCCAAAACTCCTCTGCCGCAGCCGAACACGATCGAGTTCGGGTGATTCGCGAGGGTGTTGCATCGTATCTGCCCGATATCGACCCGGAAGAGACCGGCGAGTGGCTGGAGTCGTTCGACCAGCTGCTCGAGCGCTCCGGTCCGGCCCGCGCCCGCTACCTGCTGTTGCGGCTGCTCGAGCGCTCCAGCGAGCAGCGGGTGGCCATCCCCGCGCTCACGTCGACCGACTATGTGAACACCATCCCGACCGAACTCGAGCCGTGGTTTCCCGGCGACGAGGACGTCGAGCGCCGCTACCGGGCCTGGATCCGGTGGAACGCCGCCATCATGGTGCACCGCGCGCAGCGACCGGGAGTCGGTGTGGGCGGCCACATCTCGACATACGCGTCCTCTGCGGCGCTCTACGAGGTGGGGTTCAACCACTTCTTCCGCGGTAAGAGCCATTCCGGCGGCGGCGACCAGGTCTTCATCCAGGGTCACGCATCGCCGGGCATCTACGCCCGCGCCTACCTCGAGGGCAGGCTGACCGCCGATCAGCTCGACGGCTTCCGGCAGGAGCACAGCCACCCCGGCGGCGGCATCCCGTCCTACCCGCACCCGCGCCTGATGCCCGAGTTCTGGGAGTTCCCCACGGTGTCGATGGGGCTGGGCCCGATGAACGCGATCTACCAGGCCCGGTTCAACCACTACCTGGGCGACCGCGGCATCAAGGACACCTCCGACCAGCACGTCTGGGCGTTCCTCGGCGACGGTGAGATGGACGAACCGGAGAGTCGCGGCCTGATCCAGGTGGCCGCCAACGAGGCGCTCGACAACCTGACGTTCGTGGTCAACTGCAACCTGCAGCGTCTCGACGGTCCGGTCCGCGGCAATGGCAAGATCATCCAGGAGCTGGAATCGTTCTTCCGCGGCGCCGGCTGGAACGTCATCAAGGTGGTGTGGGGCCGCGAGTGGGATGCGCTACTGCACGCCGACCGCGACGGTGCGCTGGTGAACCTGATGAACACCACGCCCGACGGTGACTACCAGACGTACAAGGCCAACGACGGCGGCTACGTGCGCGACCACTTCTTCGGCCGTGACCCGCGGACCAAGGCGCTGGTGGAGCCGATGTCCGACGCCGAGATCTGGAACCTCAAGCGCGGTGGCCACGACTACCGCAAGGTCTACGCCGCCTACCGCGCCGCGACGGAGCACAAGGGCCAGCCGACGGTGATCCTGGCCAAGACCATCAAGGGCTACACACTGGGTAAGCACTTCGAGGGCCGCAACGCCACCCATCAGATGAAAAAGCTTGCGCTACAAGACCTCAAGGACTTCCGCGACGCTCAGCGCATCCCGCTCAGCGATTCCCAGATCGAGGAGAACCCCTACCTCCCGCCGTACTACCACCCGGGGCCTGAGGCACCCGAGATCCGCTACCTGCTCGACCGCAGGCGGGCACTCGGCGGCTTCGTGCCCGAACGCCGCACGAAGTCCAAGGCGCTCACCCTGCCCGCCGGCGACGCCTACAAGGCGCTGAAGAAGGGTTCGGGCAAGCAGGAGATCGCCACCACGATGGCGACGGTCCGCACGTTCAAGGAGATCCTGCGCGACAAGCAGATCGGGCACCGGATCGTGCCGATCATCCCCGACGAGGCGCGCACGTTCGGTATGGACTCGTGGTTCCCGAGCCTCAAGATCTACAACCGCAACGGGCAGCTCTACACCTCCGTCGACGCCGAGCTGATGCTGGCCTACCGAGAGAGCGAAGTCGGTCAGATCCTGCACGAGGGGATCAACGAGGCCGGCTCGGTCGGCACGTTCATCGCGGCGGGCACGTCCTACGCCACGCACAACGAGCCGATGATCCCGGTCTACATCTTCTATTCGATGTTCGGGTTCCAGCGCACCGGTGACAGCTTCTGGGCCGCGGCCGACCAGATGGCCCGGGGGTTCGCACTGGGCGCCACCGCCGGTCGCACCACCCTGGTCGGTGAGGGTCTGCAGCACGCCGATGGCCATTCGCTGCTGTTGGCCTCGACCAATCCGGCGGTCGTTGCCTACGACCCGGCGTTCGCCTACGAGATCGCCTACATCATCGAGTCCGGCCTGCAGCGGATGTACGGCGAAAACCCCGAGAACGTCTACTTCTACATGACGATCTACAACGAGCCGTACGTGCAGCCGGCCGAACCGGAGAACCTCGACGTCGAGGGGTTGCTGCGCGGGATCTACCGGTATCGGACCGCACCCGAGGACAAGTCCAACGCCGCGCAGATCCTGGTCTCGGGCGTCGGGATGCCGTCGGCGCTCAAGGCCGCCGCGATGCTGGCCGAGGAATGGGACGTGGCCGCCGACGTGTGGTCGGTGACCAGCTGGGGTGAGCTCAACCGCGACGGTGTGGCGATCGAGAAGGAACTGCTGCGCCACCCGGACCGCCCGGCCGGCACGCCGTACATCACCACGGCGCTGGCCGATGCGTCCGGACCCGTTGTGGCGGTCTCGGATTGGATGCGGGCGGTGCCCGAGCAGATCCGGCCGTGGGTGCCCGGCACGTACATCACGCTCGGCACGGACGGTTTCGGGTTCTCCGACACCCGCCCCGCGGCGCGGCGCTACTACAACACCGACGCCGAGTCGGTGGTGGTGGCGGTGCTCGCAGGGCTGGCCCGCGACGGCAACATCGACATGTCGGTGGCCGCCGAGGCCGCCCGCCGCTACGAGATCGACGACGTGCTGGCGGCGCCGGAGCAGACTTCCGATCCCGGGGTGGCCTGA
- the kasA gene encoding 3-oxoacyl-ACP synthase KasA, which yields MTRPSTANGGFPNVVVTAVEATTSLAADIESTWKGLLAGESGIRVLEDDFVTKWDLPVRIGGHLVDNVDEHMTRIDMRRMSYVQRMSKLVSGRLWETAGRPEVDPDRFAVVIGTGLGGGEKIVETYDAMNEGGPRKVSPLAVQMIMPNGAAAVAGLELGARAGVITPVSACSSGSEAIAHGWRQIVMGDADFAVVGGVEGGIEALPIAAFSMMRAMSTRNDEPEKASRPFDKNRDGFVFGEAGAMMIIETEEHALARGAKPLARLMGAGITSDAFHMVAPAADGARAGHAMKRAMETAGLSPKDINHVNAHATATPIGDTAEANALRVAGVEHAAVYAPKSALGHSIGAVGALESILTVLALRDGVIPPTLNYETPDPEIDLDVVAGEPRYGDYQYAINNSFGFGGHNVALAFGRY from the coding sequence GTGACCAGGCCTTCCACTGCTAACGGCGGTTTCCCGAACGTCGTGGTGACCGCCGTCGAGGCCACCACGTCGCTCGCCGCGGACATCGAGAGCACGTGGAAGGGCCTGCTGGCTGGCGAGAGCGGCATCCGCGTTCTCGAAGACGACTTCGTCACCAAGTGGGACCTGCCCGTGCGCATCGGCGGTCATCTGGTCGACAACGTCGACGAGCACATGACCCGTATCGACATGCGTCGCATGTCCTACGTGCAGCGCATGTCGAAGTTGGTCTCCGGCCGGCTGTGGGAGACCGCGGGCAGGCCCGAGGTCGATCCAGACCGGTTCGCGGTCGTGATCGGTACCGGTCTGGGCGGAGGCGAGAAGATCGTCGAGACCTATGACGCGATGAACGAGGGCGGGCCCCGCAAGGTGTCCCCGCTCGCGGTGCAGATGATCATGCCCAACGGTGCGGCGGCCGTCGCCGGTCTCGAACTGGGCGCCCGCGCCGGGGTCATCACCCCGGTGTCGGCGTGTTCGTCCGGGTCGGAGGCGATCGCCCACGGTTGGCGCCAGATCGTCATGGGTGACGCGGACTTCGCGGTCGTCGGCGGTGTGGAAGGCGGCATCGAGGCGCTGCCCATCGCGGCGTTCTCGATGATGCGCGCCATGTCGACCCGCAACGACGAGCCGGAGAAGGCGTCGCGTCCGTTCGACAAGAACCGCGACGGCTTCGTGTTCGGTGAGGCCGGGGCGATGATGATCATCGAGACCGAGGAGCACGCCTTGGCCCGCGGCGCCAAGCCGTTGGCCCGCCTCATGGGCGCGGGCATCACCAGCGACGCGTTCCACATGGTGGCTCCGGCGGCGGACGGTGCCCGGGCCGGACACGCCATGAAGCGTGCGATGGAGACCGCGGGGTTGTCCCCCAAGGACATCAACCACGTCAACGCGCACGCCACCGCGACGCCGATCGGTGACACCGCTGAGGCCAACGCGCTGCGCGTCGCCGGTGTGGAGCACGCCGCGGTCTACGCGCCGAAGTCGGCGCTCGGCCACTCCATCGGTGCGGTGGGCGCGCTCGAGTCGATTCTGACCGTGCTCGCTCTGCGTGACGGCGTCATCCCGCCGACACTGAACTACGAGACCCCGGATCCCGAGATCGATCTCGATGTCGTTGCGGGCGAGCCACGGTATGGCGACTACCAGTACGCCATCAACAACTCGTTCGGATTCGGCGGCCACAATGTGGCACTGGCGTTCGGGCGTTACTGA
- the kasB gene encoding 3-oxoacyl-ACP synthase KasB, which translates to MARLATGNGFPDVVVTGVAMTTALATDAETTWQRLLDGQSGIRTLDDPFVEQYDLPVKIGGHLLEDFDSGLTRVELRRLSYLQKMSTVLGRRVWEHAGSPEVDPRRLMVSIGTGMGSTEELVFSYDGMRAKGLKAVSPLAVQMYMPNAAAAAVGLERKARAGVITPVSACASGSEGIAQAWRNIVLGEADMAICGGVETRIEAVPIAGFAQMRIVLSTTNDDPAGACRPFDKDRNGFVFGEGGALMVIETEEHAKARGANILARIMGASVTSDGYHIVAPDPNGEQAGWAMTRAIQQAGLQPSDIDHVNAHATGTSVGDIAEGKAINNAMGGHQPAVYAPKGALGHSVGAVGAVESILTVLALKNGVIPPTLNLKNLDPEIDLDVVAGSPRPGNYQYAINNSFGFGGHNVALAFGKY; encoded by the coding sequence ATGGCACGGTTAGCTACGGGGAACGGCTTCCCCGACGTGGTCGTCACCGGCGTTGCCATGACGACCGCTCTGGCTACCGATGCGGAAACCACCTGGCAGCGTCTTCTCGACGGGCAGAGCGGTATCCGCACTCTCGACGATCCGTTCGTCGAGCAGTACGACCTTCCGGTCAAGATCGGCGGGCATCTGCTCGAGGACTTCGACAGTGGGCTGACGCGCGTCGAGCTGCGCCGGCTGTCCTATCTGCAGAAGATGTCGACCGTGCTGGGCCGGCGGGTCTGGGAGCACGCGGGCTCTCCCGAAGTGGACCCGCGCCGGCTGATGGTGTCGATCGGCACCGGCATGGGTTCCACCGAGGAGCTCGTGTTCAGCTACGACGGTATGCGGGCCAAAGGCCTCAAAGCCGTCTCCCCGCTGGCCGTTCAGATGTACATGCCCAACGCGGCGGCTGCCGCGGTGGGTCTGGAGCGTAAGGCCCGGGCCGGGGTCATCACCCCGGTCTCGGCCTGTGCCTCCGGTTCCGAAGGCATCGCCCAGGCTTGGCGCAACATCGTGCTGGGAGAAGCCGACATGGCGATCTGCGGTGGAGTGGAGACCCGGATCGAGGCCGTGCCGATCGCCGGGTTCGCGCAGATGCGCATCGTGCTGTCGACCACCAACGACGATCCGGCCGGTGCCTGCCGTCCGTTCGACAAGGACCGCAACGGCTTCGTCTTCGGCGAGGGCGGCGCGCTGATGGTCATCGAGACCGAAGAGCACGCCAAGGCACGCGGTGCGAACATCCTCGCCCGCATCATGGGTGCGAGCGTCACCTCGGACGGCTACCACATCGTCGCGCCCGACCCCAACGGTGAACAGGCCGGGTGGGCGATGACCCGCGCCATCCAGCAGGCCGGTCTGCAACCGTCCGACATCGACCACGTCAATGCGCACGCCACCGGCACCAGTGTCGGTGACATCGCCGAGGGCAAGGCGATCAACAACGCGATGGGCGGCCACCAGCCCGCGGTCTACGCGCCCAAGGGTGCGCTCGGCCACTCGGTCGGCGCCGTCGGCGCGGTCGAATCGATCCTCACGGTGCTGGCGCTCAAGAACGGCGTCATCCCGCCCACCCTCAACCTGAAGAACCTGGACCCGGAGATCGACCTCGACGTCGTCGCAGGCTCTCCGCGGCCCGGTAACTACCAGTACGCCATCAACAATTCGTTCGGATTCGGTGGGCACAACGTCGCGCTCGCTTTCGGGAAGTACTAG
- a CDS encoding peroxiredoxin — protein sequence MLDVGTEAPDFTLKDQNGQAVTLSDFRGAKNVLLVFFPLAFTGICQGELDEIRDNLPTYDNDDTVTLAISVGPPPTHKVWATQSGFTFPVLSDFWPHGAVAQAYGVFNADAGIANRGTFVVDRAGIVRFSEMKGPGEPRDQAVWTDALAALRST from the coding sequence ATGCTCGACGTCGGCACCGAGGCGCCGGACTTCACGCTCAAGGATCAGAACGGCCAGGCCGTCACGCTCAGTGACTTCCGGGGCGCCAAGAACGTGTTGCTGGTGTTCTTCCCGCTCGCGTTCACCGGCATCTGCCAGGGTGAACTCGACGAGATCCGGGACAACCTGCCCACCTACGACAACGACGACACGGTGACGCTGGCGATCTCGGTCGGCCCACCGCCCACCCACAAGGTCTGGGCGACCCAAAGCGGGTTCACGTTCCCGGTGCTGTCGGACTTCTGGCCGCACGGTGCGGTCGCGCAGGCCTACGGGGTGTTCAACGCCGACGCCGGCATCGCCAACCGGGGCACCTTCGTGGTGGACCGGGCGGGCATCGTCCGGTTCTCGGAGATGAAGGGGCCTGGCGAGCCGCGCGATCAGGCGGTGTGGACCGACGCCCTGGCGGCGCTGCGCTCGACCTGA